One window from the genome of Acidimicrobiia bacterium encodes:
- the ftsE gene encoding cell division ATP-binding protein FtsE yields MIRLQDVAKIYDGGTVAVRDVDLEISKGEFVFLVGPSGSGKSTLIRLMLRQELPTSGRIWVAGKDITTLPGWKVPLLRRSIGTVFQDFKLLPSKTVHENVAFALEVIGRPKHVIRSQVPQVLKLVGLAAKADRLPNQLSGGEQQRVSIARAFVNRPLILLADEPTGNLDPATSVGIMRLLDRINRTGTTVVMATHDHAIVDAMRRRVVALERGRVIRDQSRGAYQMGAGESVTAGFADGPGGAEA; encoded by the coding sequence ATGATCCGGTTGCAGGATGTAGCAAAGATCTACGACGGCGGCACCGTTGCCGTCCGGGATGTAGATCTCGAGATTTCGAAGGGGGAGTTCGTCTTCCTCGTCGGCCCGTCCGGGTCCGGCAAGTCCACCCTCATCCGCCTGATGCTCCGCCAGGAGCTGCCCACCTCGGGTCGAATCTGGGTCGCCGGGAAGGACATCACCACGCTCCCCGGCTGGAAGGTGCCCCTGCTCCGCCGCTCGATAGGCACCGTGTTCCAGGACTTCAAGCTGCTGCCGAGCAAGACCGTTCACGAAAACGTCGCCTTCGCCCTCGAAGTCATCGGCCGCCCGAAGCACGTGATCCGGTCACAAGTGCCGCAGGTGCTGAAGCTGGTCGGTCTCGCCGCCAAGGCGGATCGCCTGCCCAACCAGCTGTCAGGCGGCGAACAGCAGCGGGTATCGATCGCCCGGGCCTTCGTCAACCGGCCCTTGATCTTGCTGGCGGACGAGCCGACGGGAAACCTAGACCCTGCCACCTCGGTCGGGATCATGCGCCTCCTCGACCGGATCAACCGCACCGGGACGACCGTGGTGATGGCTACGCACGACCACGCCATCGTCGACGCGATGCGGAGACGGGTCGTTGCGCTCGAACGCGGTCGTGTGATTCGCGACCAGAGCCGTGGGGCGTACCAGATGGGGGCCGGGGAATCCGTCACTGCCGGTTTCGCCGACGGTCCCGGCGGCGCCGAGGCTTGA
- a CDS encoding permease-like cell division protein FtsX, with protein MRFQYILEQAISNLRRNVLVVFAAVVAVLVMLALVFGTIVVRWSIDKDIGRWDDNVRVIAFLSDDLSIEEIDGMQAEIQTWGEVDEVTYFTKSQALDEFRDIFSDQPSLIDIVEEDPSILPASFRIKPAEAADYSAIRDRLVVVDGVSQVSSADEAIDALVARAGHMRAFALWIMVILGAAAVVLIANTIRIAIFARRDEIGIMKLVGAGNWFVRIPFLLEGVIEGVIGAVLAIALVWSVGGSIAALLSTATDGGSISPPTDFMLRQALLLLGFGAGTGLLGSAFGMWGFLRD; from the coding sequence GTGAGGTTCCAATACATCCTCGAGCAGGCGATCTCGAACCTCCGTCGCAACGTGCTGGTGGTGTTCGCGGCCGTGGTGGCGGTGCTCGTGATGCTCGCCCTGGTGTTCGGGACGATCGTGGTGCGTTGGTCGATCGACAAGGACATCGGCCGCTGGGACGACAACGTAAGGGTGATCGCCTTCCTGAGCGACGACCTGAGCATCGAAGAGATCGACGGCATGCAGGCGGAGATCCAGACCTGGGGCGAGGTCGACGAGGTCACCTACTTCACCAAGTCTCAGGCGCTCGACGAGTTCCGGGACATCTTCTCCGATCAGCCGTCCCTCATCGACATCGTCGAGGAGGATCCATCGATCCTGCCCGCCTCGTTCCGTATCAAGCCTGCCGAGGCCGCGGACTACTCGGCGATCCGCGACCGGCTGGTGGTGGTTGACGGCGTCTCGCAGGTGTCGTCGGCCGACGAGGCGATCGATGCGCTGGTCGCGCGGGCAGGCCATATGCGGGCGTTCGCGCTGTGGATCATGGTCATCCTCGGGGCGGCGGCGGTGGTGCTGATCGCCAACACCATTCGGATAGCCATCTTCGCCCGCAGGGACGAGATCGGCATCATGAAGCTGGTCGGCGCCGGCAACTGGTTCGTACGGATTCCATTCCTGCTGGAGGGCGTGATCGAAGGGGTGATCGGTGCCGTGCTCGCCATCGCCCTGGTGTGGTCGGTGGGCGGTTCTATCGCCGCGCTGCTGTCCACCGCCACCGACGGCGGGTCGATCAGCCCCCCCACCGACTTCATGCTCCGGCAGGCACTGCTGCTGCTCGGGTTCGGTGCCGGCACAGGGTTGCTCGGCAGCGCCTTCGGGATGTGG